The genomic segment TGTTATTTCTAATGTATCATTATCAATTTTGTTAATAATACCAATAGTTTCATATCCTGTTTTCCCATTAGATTCTATTCTACCCTTAAAATCTTTATACCATGGAACCATAGGTATTAATGGttctttatttatgtatCTTTTGATATTATCAATAAtatctttataattataattcggtataaatgaagaatatCCTGTACCAATACCTTCACAACCATTTACTAATATTGTTGGAATCACtggtatataatattgtggTTCGATTTTCTGTCCttcttcatttaaatattttaaaataggATCGTCGTATTCATTAAATATACTTCTGGTTGAGCTAGCcaattttgtaaatatatatcttgcTGCAGATGCATCTTTACCACCTTCTTTTCTACTACCAAATTGACCACATGGTTCTAAaaagtttatattattagatCCGACAAAAGTTTGAgccatatttataatagttTGTTGTAAGGAAGACTCACCATGATGATATGCACTATGTTCAGCAATATAACCAACTAATTGTGCAACCTTACATTCATTTCTtaaatttcttttaaaacATCCATATAAAACTTTTCTTTGTCCAGGTTTCCATCCATCCATAATATTTGGTATACTTCTTTCTGTATCATAtcttgaataatatattaattctttatttacaaaatcataataagataaatctttttctttatgatCAACATAGGAAcctaatataaaattttgtaaCCATAATTTTCTATCttcaattctttttttactaAATGCCATATCTATAGAATCACCATCACGATCACCTGTCCATAAAAACATTATTTTATGGTTTTTAATATCTGAAAAATATTGTTTAAATTCTCTATCCGTAGATGTACCAAGAcctttgtaatattttattttccatcCTAATAAGTTAGTATTTTCTTTCCATTGTTCATATTCAGCTATGGTAAAGAAAGAATATTCTTGGCTTCCTTTTTGTACTTTTACAATTGGTGTTACAAATTCACTAAGAAAACCTTTATGTTTTAATAAGCTTGGCCAAAATTTATGTATCATATTAATAAGTAATCCTTTAATATGTGAACCATCATAATCTTGATCAGTCATAATCATTAAAGATCCATATCTTAATCCTTTAatatcatctttatttttatcggTAATATCTAAACCCATAAttctaaaaatattttgaatttctttattatccATAAGTTGTTTAAATGAAGCATCTCttacatttaataatttccCTTTTAATGGGAAAACTCCGTATTTATCTCTACCTACAATGGATAATCCAGCTAAGCATGATGTTTTAGCACTATCTCCTTCGGTTAGAATTAGTGTACATTCTTGACTATATTTACTACCAGCATCATTAGCATCTTCTAATTTAGGTATTCCTATAATTCTTTCTCTAGCCTTTGATGAACCggctttcatttttttcttgagTTCCACTTGTGCTTTAGCTTGTGCCCATAAGAGGATATTACTAAGTATAGGGCTTTTCAAAACATTATTAATAGTTTTATCAGATAAAATACATTTACTACCAAATTTAACTGGTTTTGTGGTTAATGTTTCTTTTGTTTGTGAATCGAAAGTTGGGTTAACAATCAAGCAGTTAACAAAAACCCATAAGTGGTTTCTAATATGTCCTGATTTAATTTCCATACCACCTTTGTTTTTAGCATTAGCTTTTTTACTAAGTGAAGATAATAATTGTTCAACAATATAATTAACATGTGAACCTCCTTTTGTTGTACATATACTATTAACAAATGATACTTGTTGAAATTGGGATCCATCAGACTTAGAAACAACAATTTCCCATCTATGTTGTTTTTCATGTATTTTAACAatttcatcttcatcattattattattattattattattattttttgttggTGTACCATCTGCAGGTTCATTTGACAAACTAACATCTAAATTATCATTGTTCTGATTtgcattttcatcattattattattattattgttgttattatcattttgtcctttattatttttattatcatttgaattatcttttaaatataaatctaCATAACTTTTAAAATCCTTAACAGCTAATCTTTGACCATTTAAATAAACTCTTACACTGCATGTACCAGCTAAATCATATActcttttaaataataaacttTCTATATCATCATCCATTTCAGTCATACCAAATTTGTTTAAGTCAGGTTTGAATGTAACCTTAACATAATCTTTaccattataattttttatatgaggTTCAGAAAATTTTGACATATTATCTGACCATGTCATTTTAAATTCCTTTTTTCTTGAACTATCTCCACATTGTACAATAAATTCTTtactaaatatatttgttaattttGCACCGAAACCATTTCTACCTCCTGTAATACGATCTTCtgcatcatcataattatcagAAGTTAATAATTCTCCAAAAATCATATgtggtacatatatat from the Plasmodium falciparum 3D7 genome assembly, chromosome: 14 genome contains:
- a CDS encoding DNA topoisomerase 2; this encodes MAKNKTIEERYQKKSQIEHILLRPDTYIGSVEMHTQLLWVWNKEKNRMVQKNITYVPGLYKIFDEIIVNAADVKAREKEKSENPMTCIKIEINKENKRISVYNDGEGIPVDIHKEMNIYVPHMIFGELLTSDNYDDAEDRITGGRNGFGAKLTNIFSKEFIVQCGDSSRKKEFKMTWSDNMSKFSEPHIKNYNGKDYVKVTFKPDLNKFGMTEMDDDIESLLFKRVYDLAGTCSVRVYLNGQRLAVKDFKSYVDLYLKDNSNDNKNNKGQNDNNNNNNNNNDENANQNNDNLDVSLSNEPADGTPTKNNNNNNNNNDEDEIVKIHEKQHRWEIVVSKSDGSQFQQVSFVNSICTTKGGSHVNYIVEQLLSSLSKKANAKNKGGMEIKSGHIRNHLWVFVNCLIVNPTFDSQTKETLTTKPVKFGSKCILSDKTINNVLKSPILSNILLWAQAKAQVELKKKMKAGSSKARERIIGIPKLEDANDAGSKYSQECTLILTEGDSAKTSCLAGLSIVGRDKYGVFPLKGKLLNVRDASFKQLMDNKEIQNIFRIMGLDITDKNKDDIKGLRYGSLMIMTDQDYDGSHIKGLLINMIHKFWPSLLKHKGFLSEFVTPIVKVQKGSQEYSFFTIAEYEQWKENTNLLGWKIKYYKGLGTSTDREFKQYFSDIKNHKIMFLWTGDRDGDSIDMAFSKKRIEDRKLWLQNFILGSYVDHKEKDLSYYDFVNKELIYYSRYDTERSIPNIMDGWKPGQRKVLYGCFKRNLRNECKVAQLVGYIAEHSAYHHGESSLQQTIINMAQTFVGSNNINFLEPCGQFGSRKEGGKDASAARYIFTKLASSTRSIFNEYDDPILKYLNEEGQKIEPQYYIPVIPTILVNGCEGIGTGYSSFIPNYNYKDIIDNIKRYINKEPLIPMVPWYKDFKGRIESNGKTGYETIGIINKIDNDTLEITELPIKKWTQDYKEFLEELLTDEKHQLILDYIDNSSHEDICFTIKMDPAKLQKAEEEGLEKVFKLKSTLTTTNMTLFDPNLKLQRYSTELDILKEFCYQRLKAYENRKSYLISKLEKEKRIISNKTKFILAIVNNELIVNKKKKKVLVEELYRKGYDPYKDINKIKKEEIFEQELLDAADNPEDNEEIIAGITVKDYDYLLSMPIFSLTLEKVEDLLTQLKEKERELEILRNITVETMWLKDIEKVEEAIEFQRNVELSNREESNKFKVARKQGPSSMKKKKKKKKLSSDEESEGGDISDSSEFLVNTLNIKKNTNKKTTTSSNNVNNSKKRLRKADDLNSNELDNTLSVSKTFDDNNNLTDNTPLINRLNDENNEFSSNNVDNKSTNKNSRKKKPKIADSTNDNNSELNSSIQINDNVNDDINITISPNKTINVNEFSSIKNKLLELENKKKPRLTLSEKVKMKNNDKKDTPNKGSAGKRTPSKKLKGTLIGDDSKSRQDSNFDSDASSKNNESYGDSDSSYNI